Genomic DNA from Rhodothermales bacterium:
TCACCTTCCGAAGTCGTCGAGAATCTCATTGCAATAGAGGACGACGGCGAACCCTATGAAAGCATTGAGGAGGTGTGGCCGGACTTCCCAACAGCAGACGACGATTTCTACTACGAAGACGAGTAGTGCGTGAGTCTCAGACTTTAGTCCGCACTCTTCCGTCTGCCGGTTCCCATTTCTATCGGTTCCCCGCCGAGTTCCGCACCCTCGCAGGGCAACTCCGTACGCAACGACGCATATCGACTGCCCTCTTGTTTCTGCTGCTCGTTGTCATGCCGGCGAGAGCACAGGATGGTCAGCCGGACGACCCGCAGCCGGATGCCATTGTCACTGACATCCGATTCATCGGCGATCTCGTGTTTTCGCGGGAGGCGCTCAGCCTGCGGGTGCGCTCCGTTGCGAATCGAGAACTGCTGGGACCGTGGACAGGAATCAGGTGGTGGCTAGGCCTGTATCGACTGGGTGAATCGGGAAAGTTGGGCAAAGGACTGAGTCGAGCTCTGATGTCCGCCGGGGAGCCGCCCGCTTACATTGATTCGAGTGTCGTAGCCGCAGATGCCGATCGACTGAGGCTGTTCTACCAGCAGGAAGGTTATCGCCATGCAAACATCACTACTCGCGTAATCACATCTCGGTCAGGCGAACACCTGGCGATCGAGTTTCACATCGACCCGGGCTACCCTGCGTACATTCGCGATGTAGAATTCGACGGACTCGATGATGTGGATGAGGCCTATGCACGACGAATTCTTCGCAGATCTCTCATCCAGAAACGCAGCAGTCCGGCACAGCAGGGACGGCTGGCGTTTCGTGCAGGGGGCGAGCGCTACTCGGAATCGAAGCTGCTTGCGGAACGACGACGAATTCTGAATTCACTTCTCAATCGAGGGTACGCACTTGCCACCCGAGACTCGATTCGCGCGATCGTCTTCCCCGTTGGACGCGACTCCTTTGACATTCGATTCCGCATCCGCCCGGGCAAGAGATTCCGATTTGCCGATGTGGATTTTGTTGTCAACGGTCCGGAATCAGTCGACACGGTGCGTCGCGACACGTTCGACGTAACGAACGGCAGCGATACCGGAAGGACGTACTCAATCACGTCGACCATCTTTTCGGAACGCAAACTCAGCAACGGATTGCTGCTTCGTTCGCTGCAGTTTGAACCGGGTGAATGGTACGACCAGTCACGGGTCACGGACACGAAACGTCGTCTGGAGAAGTCCGGCGTCTTCGCTTTTACCGATGTGCAGGTGCTTATTCCTGACACGGTCGGAACCCTGGTGCCAGACCTGTCACACCTGATCGAGTTGCGTACGCGGCAAAGGCACCAGATTCGTCTGGAGACCTTCGTTCTTCAGCGCACCGGGCTGCTCGGCAATACTGATTCTGATCTGGGGATGGGTTTTGGAGTCACGTACCGGAACGCCAATTTGTTTGGCAAAGGCGAGGCGTTCCAGTTGCGCGGCACGACATCAATCGCAGCGAACAGCGATTTCAGGCTATTCAGATCGACGCAGGGCGAAGTCGAAGCCACGGTCAATCTGCCATACGTCATCAGACCGTTCCGTTTTTTCGAACGGCTCGGGCGCTTCTACGACGTCCGAACCAGAATCTCGTTCAGTCTTCTCGCGGCTCGCCGCGACGAATTGAAACTGATCGTTCGCGGCCGCGGCACGGCGCAGTTGCGGCTCGAACTGCAACACTCACGAAGTGTCACCTCCATCCTG
This window encodes:
- a CDS encoding DUF2795 domain-containing protein, which encodes MYWTLELATYLEDAPWPATKEELIDYAERTGSPSEVVENLIAIEDDGEPYESIEEVWPDFPTADDDFYYEDE
- a CDS encoding BamA/TamA family outer membrane protein, producing the protein MPARAQDGQPDDPQPDAIVTDIRFIGDLVFSREALSLRVRSVANRELLGPWTGIRWWLGLYRLGESGKLGKGLSRALMSAGEPPAYIDSSVVAADADRLRLFYQQEGYRHANITTRVITSRSGEHLAIEFHIDPGYPAYIRDVEFDGLDDVDEAYARRILRRSLIQKRSSPAQQGRLAFRAGGERYSESKLLAERRRILNSLLNRGYALATRDSIRAIVFPVGRDSFDIRFRIRPGKRFRFADVDFVVNGPESVDTVRRDTFDVTNGSDTGRTYSITSTIFSERKLSNGLLLRSLQFEPGEWYDQSRVTDTKRRLEKSGVFAFTDVQVLIPDTVGTLVPDLSHLIELRTRQRHQIRLETFVLQRTGLLGNTDSDLGMGFGVTYRNANLFGKGEAFQLRGTTSIAANSDFRLFRSTQGEVEATVNLPYVIRPFRFFERLGRFYDVRTRISFSLLAARRDELKLIVRGRGTAQLRLELQHSRSVTSILDLIDVSLSNPDTLSGFNEDFLEPVLGAVSDPIQQARILEDYTKPQINNALRYTLISLTANPLRRDRGHSYEWSVEVGGNLPSLLDRAVFTPDSVEGSLPGLPFFGGANETRLIYRPYLKLVTDVRQYHPWTRSLVFAWKAFAGFSHPTGRSDIVPFDKRFFTGGAFSVRGWGLGDLGPGTAQLSSEDATSEANIFGGDVKVEMSVEFRQTIIRNLFAADWILTPFIDAGNVWFGPRNPGLDLEGRGNDDGRFRPGRFISELGVGSGVGLRLSWEYFIARFDFAYRVRDPAAKSFFVDRWNKPRVHFGIGHTF